acaaagtgctggagtgactcagcgggtcaggcagcatctctggagaacatgaatgagtggcttttcgggtggggacccttcagaAAAGGGAACTATTCAGAAAATCTGGGAGTGAAGAATatggacacaagagactgcagatgctggtttagaaaataaagacacaaagtgctggagtaactcagcgggtcggcctGCATCACTTAGAACggctccgacctgaaatgtcgcctatccatgttctccacagatgctgtctgaccagcaggGTTACTCCAACTCTCCGtgtctttttttgggggggggggggggacagaaggaACCGGCATCTGTCTCACGATCACACATCTACCCTTCCCCATCCCAAACCCCCAGACAACCACCGAACCCAAAGATGTCACCGTCAGGAAAGGAGTGAGGCTGCCGAGAGAGACGCCTCCAGGGGCGTGGGGGGTGATTGGCCACTGGAGTGGTCCAGAGGCCGGGTGGGACACAGCGCTCGGTCACCGGCCGCTCCTGGGGCTCCCACACCGGGCCCCCGCACGGCCTCGGACCGAGTCAGATGGCTCAGCCCAGTGGGCACACAGAGTCCCGGGGCAAGAGTTTTGACCTGGATGGGGTTTTGGggagattgaagtcacccagagAAGGCAACGGGGCAAAGAGTACATGGGTGGCCTCTCGGCGGAGTCTCTCTCCCTTGCCTCCTACACCTTAGTGGCGGAGGAGGGCGGCTCGCATTTGGTCGGGTTGCTCATGCTGGTGGAGATGGAGGTGATGGAGACGTGTAGAGCTTTCTTTAACCTGGAGCAGCGCAGCACGGACAGACACTGGGCTCGGAAACGCTGGTCGAAGAAGGCgtagaggaaggggttgaggcagCTGTTGATGTAGGCGAGGCAAGTGGCGTAAGGATGAGACAGGTGGAGGAACACGTCGACCGCGCATTGGATGGAGACGAGTTCCAGCCAGATCAAGGCATCGATGGTCTTGATAAcgtggaaggggagccagcaggTGGCAAAGACCAACACCAGGGCGCTGATGATCTTCAGCAGGCGCTTCTTCTTCTGCTCTTCCTTCTTGACATTCTGGAAGTGCCTGGTCACCGTGTTGGCGATGGCGCAGTAGAAGGTGGACATCAGTAGGAAGGGCAGGATGAACCCCACGGTGCTGGCGAACAGGCTGAGCCCCCCCACCCAGAAATGCTCAGTGTCCGCGGTCGCCACCCAGCCATAGTCCATGGCGCACACGGTCACGTTGTCCTTCTCGTCCGTCTGCCTCAAGATCAAGGCTGGGAGGGCCAGGAGCCCGGCCATGAACCAGATGAAGCCCAAGGAGAGCAGGGTGGTGCGGCTGGAGCGCAGCTTGTTGCTGGACAGGGAGTGGACGATGGCCAGGTAGCGGTCAAAgctcaggcaggtcaggcagaagaCGCTGGCGTACATGTTGATCATCACCAGGTAGCTGCTGACCTTACAGAGCAGCCAGCCAAAAGGCCAGTGATAGTCCAGAGCCGCGTACACCGCCCACAGAGGTAGGGTGACCACGAACGCCAGGTCGGCCAGCGCCAGGTTCCCGATGTAAGTGTCTGCCGACCTCCTCTTGGTGCGGGACCTCCACACCGTGCAGATCACCACTCCGTTCCCCGACAGCCCGAACACAAAGACCAGCATGTAGAGCACGGGGACCACCGAGGACGAGTGTTGCCAGTCGGTGTAATCGCACAACTGGCTCTCGTCACACGGGCCGGTCACCAGTTCGCTGCTATTCTCCATCTCAAACAGACAGTCGTCCATCGTGAAGCCTCTTGCGAACTCACCGCGGGTCTGGCGTCGCTGTGAGACTTGATATATACCTCAGGTGCCGCCCCCGCGGACAGACCCCCTCCCTGTGCAACACCAATCAGCAATTGTGAAAGGGGCAGCTCCGATTACACACAACCCACTAAGGCTGGTCCGCAATGAGACATCCACGTGGTTTGTTTACAAACAATCTCCCCAGGGAAACTTCCTCCTTAATGGTGCTGTTTGCAGATGCAATTTGCAAAATAATTCCCAATTAAAACGGGACTTTCAGCAATGAGAAGTTGTTTTGTTCGCGATAAAGTGTCAGGTTGGGAATGTGAAGTCGATAGAAActgacagcgggggggggggggggggggggaatcagaaCAAATCCCATCTTCAATaagaaaacagatttttttttttaagtgtaggaaggaactgcagatgctggtttaaaccgaagatagacacaaaatgctggagtaactcagtgggacaggcagcatctctggagagaaggaataggtgacgtttcgggtcgagaccctgcttcaattttttttaatatggcGAGTTCCACTTGTGGATCGACACTAAAATCGCGAACCACGAAAACATCCGCCGCCAAGAAACTAAAAACACCGACTTAACACATAGCCCACGAGGGCAGCGTTAGAGCGCACAGTAAAgcaggcacaaaaagctagagtaactcagcgggtcagacagcacctctggagaaaaggaataggtgacgtttcgggtcgagatccttcttcatacctctattttccctctcccctgactctcagtctgaagaagggtctcgacccgaaacgtcacttattccttccatccagagatgctgcctgtcccgctgagttactccagcaatttgtttatatcgtcggtgtaaaccagcatctgccgttccttcccacacgtctCTACAAAGCGCCTGGTTTGTAGGAAGGTAGACAATTCCATCAAACGAGTAACTGTGTCGGCGCCAgaaactcttgtgtactgccgaggtgagtGAGGCtctgttgttttttttattttaccGGGttctgtgcaaaacaaagcatttcactgtacatgtgacaataaagtatcattggatCATTGAACTGATGTCCAGCAGTTTTGACCGGTGACAACCGGCAGTAAAAGAGATTGAAATCTAGGCAGTAGAGAATAAAAGAAAACACGAATTACGTTCCTGGAGTTTGAATGGTTCACAGCGGGAGTTCACGCACTGTAAGGTCCGAGAGATTAAGCGTGAAATGTCACAAAATTAGAACTTGTCTGCTTTGTTTGATGGCTGCAGCGCCCTTTCGGATAACAAGATTTGAAATAACTTGGTACACACGCAGGGAGAGGATTTAGAAATTCAAAATCCCAAATAATTTCACTTTTCTCAATGGAAATAAGAGCACAGACTGCATTGGTGCAAGTATTCATGCGATTAGTTTAATTCCATCCATTAGTTTAAATCGCATGAAGTAATAAtcgtgtgtacaaaatcataagaggaatagatcgggtagacgcacagagtctcttgcccagagtaggggaatcgcgaACCAAAGGATATAGGTTGAAGGGGGGGGGAATCTAGGAACCTgaactaataggaacctgaagggtaactttttcacacagatggaacgagttgccggaggaggtagcacTGAGACAGGCAGTATCGCTACTTTTaagaatcatttggacaggtacatagatagaacaggtttagagggatatggagcaaatgcaggcaggttggactagtgtagatgggacatgttggtcggtgtgggcaagttggaccaaaggacctgttgccacactgtctgACTCTGTCTGTATAAGAGACAGAGAGCTGGGCAGTGGGACTGGGCGAGTGAAGTGAAtacaatggccacctcctgcgaTGTCAATTCCTGAAATGTGTAACCCGGGTGTAACCAATGGATCTGATCGTAAACCCCGCTCCACCTGAGTCCCACCGCAGCTAAAGTTTGTGGTGAGATGTTACCATGTCAAATCTCAATGTCTCAATCTCAAAGGGCACTTTGTTCCAAATCTGGGCGCTTTTTTTAGGTAGAATGGTGATCAGATATTGATCATAATCATATATTTCCAAAACGATAAGACAGTCTGTAAATCCTCTAAAGAAAGTTCTAttctcacacacagacaccaatTTCAAGTGTTTCTCAAACGGATTCTTCTAACCGAGGACGGCagagtggcgctgcggtagagttgctgccttacagcgccggagacatgggttcgatcctgactaaagatagacacacaatgctggagtaactcaggcaacaccactggagaaaaagtatagatgacgtttcagactcttctctgactacgggtgctgtctgtactgagtttgcatgttctcccagtgaccgcgtgggtttttctccggtgctccggtttcctcccacactccaagtacTCCAGATTAATTGGCCACCGTTTAAAAAACGCTCGTTGTGTGTAGCGAAAATGtgataacctagaactagtgtacgggtgatcgttggtgcgGCGCGGGCTCGATGTGCCGAAGGGCCACctctaagctaatctaaactcACAGTGTTgaatagtgcaggaaggaactgcagatgttggtcccAGAAATTGAGCTGGTATGCATTGATGTCGCCGGAGTTGAAATCAACAGCTTGGACGTCTCCATCAGATGCCGAGCTTACAATGGTCTGGATTTCACGTCCACCATGTCGGCAAAACCGTAGGCTTTCCCTGTCATTACACCGTGAAACTGACGGCAACTGGGATTTAGGACAGATCCGGAAAGGGCGGTGAGTTTTCCCTCTATTGACTGCACGGAATGCAACCTTTGTCAATGGAATTAAGAGAATTATCTACATTAACTTTTGTTGTAAAATATTCTGAAAATGTAACATTGGCATGAGTTTTAAACGATTTTTAAATTGTATGCTGAGCCATAACTCCTTTGcttaaatatttatatttttaatgttttatttttttaaggatatttttaagtggagattggcagatttttgattagtacgggtgtcaggggttatggggcgaatgcaggagaatggggttgatagggaaAGATCTTTTGATATTGGATGGCACGTtaggtttgatgggccgaatggccttgttcTGCTCCTGGAAGTTATGAATTTATATTGAGTATAAcgttttttgattgaaagatacaccacggaaactggccctttaacCCACGGAGTCCAGGCcgacccatcgatcacccgttcacactagttcaatgttatcccactgtctcatccactccctccacactcggggcgatttacagagaccACTAAAAACCccttacgtctttgggatgtgggcggaaacccgagcacccggaggaaacccaggtggtcccagggaaAAACTTGTTTTAGAAGATGATATATGATATTCTCatctagtttgaagaagggtcttgacccgaaacgtcacccattccttttctcgagatgctgcctgtcctgctgagttactccagctttttgtgtctatctttggtttaaaccagcagctgcagttcctttctacacatacgaTATTTTAGCATCTACCTTTATTATAAATGTATTTATATGTTCCTCTATTTATTTAGAATTTTGTGCATATATTTGAATTATAATTAAACAATGTGTTTATTCCCTCTGGTTAGCTGCTGGTGAGAgttcattgagtcacacagcatggacacaggcccttgggCTGACTCAGCTCCTGCAGCAGTGTTTTgcccttcttcttgcgtttgagccaacagaagttatgaagccgcttctgcttctgctgtctctgtctgttgtcgttcgcctgactgaggtcagttgacaagggctcaccacggggaggtcaacaACCCTAGTGAGCcctagtgttttgctcaagattccagcatttgccgttccttgtgtctgcaggaaacaaaagttgagtttagtttattgtcacgtgtaccgagttacagtgaaaagcttttgttgcgtgctgaccagtcagcaatacatgattataagcgAGCCACTCACAgggtacagatacttgataaagggtATACcctgaataacctttagtgcaagataaagccagaaaggtccaatcaaagataatccgagagtCCAATAAGGTAgacggtagttcaggactgctctttagttgaggtagaatggttcaattgcctgataacagcagtgaagaaactgtccctgaatctggagaactCTTATCTATGGGCAATGTAGAAGTGGCAGACTGAAAATCTATAACAGTGCATTGAATTGCTTTATTTTTCAATGcttgagatgggccgaagggccagttgctgtgctgtataactcgagACTATGACCATCTTGCTTTGCTTCCACTGACTCAATTCAAAATAATCCCAAAGGCAGAGGGATTTGAAACATGACCATAAACTTGGCTGAGATCATCTTTAGCCGCATAAACGGCACCCTTTTGACCTGTAACACGTGTTCCACACCATGTAATCATGAAACCTTCCAAGTCTCtaacttatttgtttgcttgcttTTCAAATGACTGTAATTTGTAGAGATCTAAAGGATAAAAAAATTATAAC
This Rhinoraja longicauda isolate Sanriku21f chromosome 25, sRhiLon1.1, whole genome shotgun sequence DNA region includes the following protein-coding sequences:
- the LOC144605654 gene encoding apelin receptor A-like, with translation MDDCLFEMENSSELVTGPCDESQLCDYTDWQHSSSVVPVLYMLVFVFGLSGNGVVICTVWRSRTKRRSADTYIGNLALADLAFVVTLPLWAVYAALDYHWPFGWLLCKVSSYLVMINMYASVFCLTCLSFDRYLAIVHSLSSNKLRSSRTTLLSLGFIWFMAGLLALPALILRQTDEKDNVTVCAMDYGWVATADTEHFWVGGLSLFASTVGFILPFLLMSTFYCAIANTVTRHFQNVKKEEQKKKRLLKIISALVLVFATCWLPFHVIKTIDALIWLELVSIQCAVDVFLHLSHPYATCLAYINSCLNPFLYAFFDQRFRAQCLSVLRCSSAPKWIPPGWYFP